Proteins co-encoded in one Methylomonas albis genomic window:
- a CDS encoding PP2C family protein-serine/threonine phosphatase — protein sequence MRTELEFYQLTSIGNREVNQDCMAHRVCADYAVFVVADGLGGHYSGEKASQFFCRSFIALAEKYHTHVSVNAEAVMAAWIAESVRNMNELFAADPFATDAHTTCAILYLDQERAIVAHCGDSRVYRINPEQVLWRTKDHSVPQQLFNEGKISEWEMGVHPDQHKLTRSINVLSTPTADITSFPPMKSGETFVLCSDGFWEFVKEQELLALSQDSSGKPELQKMAKMAVLRAQGKSDNVTVQWVRRH from the coding sequence ATGCGGACAGAACTCGAGTTTTATCAATTAACCTCGATCGGTAATCGCGAGGTCAATCAGGATTGTATGGCTCACCGGGTGTGCGCTGATTATGCGGTATTTGTCGTCGCTGACGGCTTGGGCGGACATTACTCCGGCGAAAAGGCCTCGCAATTTTTTTGCCGTAGCTTTATTGCCTTGGCGGAAAAATATCATACCCACGTATCAGTGAACGCCGAGGCGGTTATGGCGGCTTGGATCGCGGAATCTGTCAGGAATATGAACGAGCTTTTTGCCGCTGATCCATTTGCAACCGATGCGCACACTACCTGTGCGATTTTGTATTTGGACCAAGAGCGCGCGATAGTGGCGCACTGTGGAGACTCGCGAGTTTATCGTATCAATCCCGAGCAAGTTTTATGGCGCACCAAGGATCATTCGGTGCCCCAACAACTATTTAACGAAGGCAAAATAAGCGAATGGGAAATGGGTGTGCATCCCGATCAACATAAGTTGACTCGCAGCATTAATGTGCTGAGTACGCCGACCGCCGATATAACTAGTTTCCCTCCCATGAAAAGCGGAGAAACCTTTGTGCTCTGTAGCGATGGTTTTTGGGAGTTTGTAAAGGAACAGGAGTTGTTGGCTTTATCGCAAGACAGTAGCGGAAAGCCGGAGTTGCAAAAGATGGCAAAGATGGCCGTCTTACGCGCGCAAGGCAAAAGCGACAATGTTACCGTACAGTGGGTGAGACGACATTAG
- the recO gene encoding DNA repair protein RecO: MNGSVVYLQPAFVLQHRPYRETSLLLDVFTRDFGVVSMLAKGVRKEKSKIAGLLLPFSALRLSFVDKNELKVLSQVEYVDSYPLERLALYCGFYVNELVQIFVHKYDPQPEIFSCYERCLQDLLLADRIEQALRYFELDLLQEAGYAVAMHSEGNGTPIQEGQRYNFLADFGLVADKDGLIGGETLSMLAGRTPLEGQALVETKLLCRKMLDGHLQGRQLKSRDVLAKIIKYL, encoded by the coding sequence ATGAATGGATCGGTCGTTTATTTGCAGCCGGCGTTTGTTCTGCAGCATCGGCCGTATCGGGAAACCAGCTTATTGTTAGATGTGTTTACCAGGGATTTTGGCGTGGTTTCCATGCTCGCCAAGGGGGTGCGTAAGGAAAAGTCGAAAATCGCCGGCTTATTGTTGCCTTTCAGTGCATTACGACTGTCTTTTGTTGACAAAAATGAGTTAAAAGTCCTTTCCCAAGTGGAATACGTTGATAGTTACCCTTTAGAGCGTTTGGCTTTGTATTGTGGTTTTTATGTCAATGAGCTGGTGCAAATATTCGTGCACAAATACGATCCTCAACCAGAGATATTTAGCTGCTACGAGCGCTGTTTGCAGGATTTATTGCTTGCTGATCGTATTGAGCAGGCACTACGCTATTTTGAACTGGATTTATTGCAGGAGGCCGGTTACGCGGTCGCGATGCACTCGGAAGGCAACGGCACTCCAATTCAGGAGGGGCAACGCTATAATTTTTTGGCTGATTTTGGCCTGGTCGCCGATAAGGATGGTTTAATCGGCGGTGAAACCTTATCGATGCTGGCCGGACGAACTCCGCTAGAAGGCCAGGCTTTGGTTGAAACCAAACTGCTGTGTAGAAAAATGCTGGATGGGCATTTGCAGGGCAGGCAGCTGAAAAGCCGGGATGTACTGGCAAAAATTATTAAATATTTGTAG
- the lepA gene encoding translation elongation factor 4, which yields MDQKNIRNFSIIAHIDHGKSTLADRFIQICGGLSDREMEAQVLDSMDLERERGITIKAQSVTLDYKASDGITYQLNFIDTPGHVDFSYEVSRSLAACEGALLVVDAAQGVEAQSVANCYTALEQGLEVVPVLNKIDLPSAEPERVMEEIENVIGIPADEALKISAKTGIGVEAVLDQLIQKIPPPAGDENAPLQALIIDSWFDNYLGVVSLVRIVNGSLRKKQKITVMSTGKSFLVDKLGVYTPKQLEKQQLNTGEVGFIVAGIKDIFGAPVGDTITATDNPAAEVLPGFEKVQPRVFAGLYPVSSDDFGAMREALDKLRLNDSALNYEPETSQALGFGFRCGFLGMLHMEIVQERLEREYNIDLITTAPTVIYEVETHGGEVVMVDNPAKLPDVGTITEVREPIILANILVPQTYLGNVINLCVEKRGVQKNMQYAGSQVSLSYELPMSEVVLDFFDRLKSVSRGYASFDYEFLRFEPAPLVKLDVLINGDKVDALSIIVHRDLSLNRGRDLVDKMKDLIPRQMYEVAIQAAIGAKVIARSTVKAMRKNVTAKCYGGDITRKKKLLEKQKAGKKRMKQVGSIEIPQEAFLAVLQVNKE from the coding sequence GTGGATCAAAAAAATATCAGAAATTTCTCCATCATTGCCCATATCGATCACGGGAAATCGACATTGGCAGACCGATTCATTCAAATTTGTGGCGGATTAAGCGACCGGGAGATGGAGGCGCAAGTACTCGATTCCATGGATCTGGAACGGGAGCGCGGTATCACCATCAAGGCGCAAAGCGTAACCCTGGATTACAAGGCCAGCGACGGCATAACTTATCAACTCAATTTTATCGACACGCCGGGCCATGTGGATTTTTCCTACGAAGTCTCGCGTTCATTGGCGGCCTGCGAAGGTGCGTTGTTGGTGGTCGATGCCGCACAAGGCGTCGAAGCACAGAGCGTGGCCAACTGTTACACCGCGCTCGAACAAGGTTTGGAAGTGGTGCCGGTGTTGAACAAGATCGATCTGCCCTCCGCTGAGCCGGAGCGGGTGATGGAAGAGATCGAGAATGTCATCGGTATTCCGGCCGATGAAGCGTTGAAAATAAGCGCGAAGACCGGCATCGGCGTCGAAGCGGTGCTGGATCAACTGATTCAAAAAATTCCACCGCCGGCCGGCGATGAAAATGCGCCATTACAGGCCTTGATCATCGATTCCTGGTTTGACAACTACTTGGGCGTGGTCTCCTTGGTGCGTATTGTCAACGGTAGTCTGCGCAAAAAACAAAAAATTACCGTGATGTCGACGGGTAAGTCGTTTTTAGTCGATAAGCTGGGTGTCTACACGCCAAAGCAATTGGAAAAACAACAGCTCAATACCGGTGAAGTGGGTTTCATCGTCGCCGGCATCAAGGATATTTTCGGAGCGCCGGTCGGCGATACGATTACCGCCACCGACAATCCCGCAGCCGAGGTGTTACCCGGATTCGAGAAAGTCCAGCCACGGGTATTTGCCGGCTTATATCCGGTCAGTTCCGACGATTTCGGTGCGATGCGCGAAGCCTTGGATAAACTGCGGTTGAACGACTCGGCCTTGAATTACGAACCGGAAACCTCGCAAGCCTTGGGCTTTGGCTTTCGTTGTGGCTTTCTCGGCATGCTGCATATGGAAATCGTCCAAGAACGGCTGGAGCGCGAATACAATATCGATTTGATTACCACCGCGCCGACCGTGATTTACGAAGTCGAAACCCATGGCGGAGAGGTCGTGATGGTTGATAACCCGGCTAAATTGCCGGATGTCGGCACCATTACCGAAGTTCGCGAACCTATTATTTTGGCAAATATCCTGGTGCCACAAACCTATTTGGGTAACGTGATCAATCTGTGTGTCGAAAAACGCGGCGTACAGAAAAACATGCAATATGCCGGAAGCCAAGTATCGCTAAGCTACGAATTGCCGATGAGCGAAGTGGTGTTGGACTTTTTTGATCGGTTGAAGTCGGTCAGTCGCGGTTATGCGTCGTTTGATTATGAGTTCTTGCGTTTTGAACCGGCACCGCTGGTGAAACTGGACGTGTTGATCAACGGCGATAAAGTTGATGCGTTATCGATTATCGTGCATCGCGACTTAAGTTTAAATCGTGGCCGGGATCTGGTCGATAAAATGAAAGATCTGATTCCACGGCAGATGTACGAAGTGGCAATTCAGGCGGCTATCGGCGCTAAAGTTATCGCCCGCTCTACCGTAAAAGCCATGCGCAAAAATGTCACAGCCAAGTGTTATGGTGGTGACATCACGCGTAAGAAAAAGCTGTTGGAAAAGCAGAAAGCGGGTAAGAAGCGGATGAAACAAGTGGGTAGTATCGAGATTCCGCAGGAAGCCTTCCTGGCGGTGTTGCAGGTTAATAAAGAATAA
- the pdxJ gene encoding pyridoxine 5'-phosphate synthase — translation MEKQIILLGVNIDHVATLRQARGTRYPEPIQAALLAEQAGANGITAHLREDRRHIQDRDIYLLKDMLHTRLNLEMAVTEFMLAFAVKVEPQTCCLVPERREELTTEGGLDVASALDKMRSACQQLADANIEVSLFIDPDCRQIDAAVAAGAPVVELHTGRYADALTKGEQEQELQRLSAAAVYAHQAGLQVNAGHGLNIANVEAICRIEQIVELNIGHSLIAQALFSGLEDAVRDMKRVMRESRLHG, via the coding sequence ATGGAAAAACAAATCATCTTATTAGGTGTCAACATCGATCATGTTGCGACCTTACGTCAAGCTAGAGGCACTCGCTACCCCGAGCCCATTCAGGCCGCGCTGTTAGCCGAACAAGCCGGTGCCAACGGCATTACAGCGCATTTGCGCGAAGACAGGCGGCATATTCAAGACAGAGATATTTATTTGCTGAAGGATATGTTGCATACCCGTTTGAATCTGGAGATGGCTGTAACCGAGTTTATGCTGGCTTTTGCGGTTAAGGTCGAACCGCAAACTTGTTGTTTGGTACCGGAGCGCCGAGAGGAATTAACGACCGAAGGCGGTCTGGATGTGGCAAGTGCCTTAGATAAAATGCGTTCTGCCTGCCAACAATTGGCGGATGCCAATATAGAAGTCTCCTTATTTATCGATCCGGATTGTCGGCAAATCGACGCGGCGGTCGCGGCCGGCGCACCGGTGGTGGAATTGCATACCGGTCGTTATGCCGATGCACTAACCAAGGGTGAGCAAGAGCAGGAGTTGCAAAGGTTAAGCGCGGCCGCGGTCTACGCACACCAAGCGGGACTGCAAGTCAATGCCGGTCACGGATTGAATATCGCTAATGTCGAGGCGATTTGCCGTATCGAGCAGATTGTCGAATTAAATATTGGTCATTCCTTGATTGCGCAGGCTTTGTTCTCCGGTTTGGAAGACGCGGTTAGGGATATGAAGCGGGTGATGCGGGAGTCGCGTTTACACGGTTAA
- a CDS encoding cell division protein ZipA C-terminal FtsZ-binding domain-containing protein, whose amino-acid sequence MDKELLRVVIILIGVLVMIGMVLWHFVKSLRERRVPDDYYDEDSYDDRVVDEFSVEEDDDEMDVFALGSELVDGDALLDDQAIKPSPKVSADGSRRETEKKQAATLANSRRLELPALIEFSIVARADQGFNGEDLFEAFERVGLRYGSVRVFERVDANRMVDFAVASMVDPGTFPDTGLEDFYCPGIVFFMQPREVDAPLAVFDDFMETIDILADELDGVVWDNQRQPLTAETVAQFRQILAKAV is encoded by the coding sequence ATGGATAAAGAATTATTAAGAGTCGTGATTATTTTGATCGGCGTGCTGGTGATGATCGGCATGGTGTTGTGGCATTTCGTCAAATCGTTGCGGGAAAGACGCGTGCCCGACGATTATTACGATGAGGATTCTTACGACGACCGAGTGGTTGACGAGTTTTCAGTCGAAGAAGATGACGACGAGATGGATGTGTTTGCCTTGGGTTCCGAGTTGGTTGATGGAGATGCTCTGTTAGACGATCAAGCTATCAAACCTAGCCCGAAAGTGTCTGCCGATGGTTCGCGGCGGGAAACCGAGAAAAAACAAGCAGCCACTTTGGCTAATTCGCGGCGGTTGGAGTTGCCGGCCTTGATCGAATTTAGCATCGTTGCGCGTGCCGACCAAGGCTTTAACGGCGAGGATTTGTTCGAGGCTTTCGAACGTGTGGGTTTGCGCTATGGTAGTGTGCGGGTGTTCGAGCGGGTGGATGCCAATCGCATGGTCGATTTTGCCGTCGCCAGCATGGTCGACCCCGGTACTTTTCCCGACACCGGGCTAGAAGATTTTTATTGCCCCGGCATCGTGTTTTTCATGCAGCCGCGTGAAGTCGATGCGCCATTGGCGGTATTCGACGACTTCATGGAAACCATCGACATTTTAGCCGACGAACTGGACGGCGTGGTTTGGGACAATCAGCGCCAGCCGTTGACCGCAGAGACCGTAGCCCAATTTAGACAAATACTGGCTAAGGCCGTCTAA
- the lepB gene encoding signal peptidase I, translating into MDYDFSFFLVVASFVTGVVWGGYYLYLKRANLPYPTEKEPLLVEYARSFFPVVLIVLLLRSFLFEPFRIPSGSMMPTLLVGDFILVNKFSYGVRLPVLNSKILEMGEPSRGDIVVFRFPKQPEVDYIKRVIGLPGDRIAYFDKKLYVNGIPAKQVSLGRYQGVGQGSNMSGAERLEEDLLGIEHSILVSRGASSVEDVFVVPQGQYFVMGDNRDNSNDSRYWGTVPEANLVGRAFFIWMNWDWQNNGIAFDRLGTVLR; encoded by the coding sequence ATGGATTACGATTTTTCATTTTTTCTGGTGGTAGCCAGCTTTGTAACCGGCGTCGTTTGGGGAGGGTATTACTTGTACCTGAAGCGAGCCAATCTGCCTTATCCGACCGAGAAAGAACCGTTACTGGTCGAATATGCCCGCTCGTTTTTTCCGGTGGTATTGATCGTGTTGTTGTTGCGCTCGTTTCTGTTCGAGCCGTTCCGGATTCCATCGGGATCGATGATGCCGACATTATTGGTCGGCGATTTTATTTTGGTGAATAAATTCAGCTACGGTGTGCGTTTGCCGGTTCTGAATTCCAAGATTCTCGAGATGGGCGAGCCCTCGCGCGGCGACATTGTGGTGTTTAGGTTTCCGAAACAACCAGAGGTCGATTACATCAAACGGGTGATTGGTTTGCCTGGCGACCGCATTGCGTACTTCGACAAAAAACTTTACGTTAACGGTATTCCGGCAAAGCAAGTGTCACTGGGGCGCTATCAGGGCGTTGGGCAAGGCAGCAATATGAGCGGTGCCGAGCGACTGGAAGAGGATTTGTTGGGGATTGAACATTCCATCCTGGTTAGTCGCGGAGCCTCCTCGGTAGAGGATGTGTTCGTGGTGCCACAGGGTCAGTATTTTGTGATGGGTGATAACCGCGATAACAGCAATGACAGTCGCTATTGGGGCACAGTACCCGAAGCCAATCTGGTGGGTAGAGCCTTTTTTATCTGGATGAATTGGGACTGGCAAAATAACGGTATTGCTTTCGACCGTCTTGGTACGGTGCTGCGTTGA
- a CDS encoding DUF4845 domain-containing protein → MPASLKKQRGLTFLSIAFILALIGFFTLLILKIAPIYINHSRVVNALKAVENTTDIVSKTKGDIKSSLEKRFDMNYVEHVTNDNIKIVAQPGYVRVDIDYERVEPIMGNLSVLVEFHEGFEAGNK, encoded by the coding sequence ATGCCGGCATCATTAAAAAAACAACGCGGTTTAACCTTTTTGTCTATTGCCTTTATCTTGGCGCTAATCGGTTTTTTTACGTTATTGATTCTAAAAATTGCGCCGATTTACATCAATCACAGTCGCGTAGTTAACGCCTTAAAAGCAGTTGAAAACACTACTGATATTGTGTCTAAAACCAAAGGCGATATAAAAAGTAGTCTGGAGAAACGCTTCGATATGAACTATGTGGAGCACGTTACGAATGACAATATCAAGATTGTTGCGCAACCCGGCTATGTACGGGTTGACATCGACTATGAGCGAGTAGAGCCCATCATGGGAAATTTGAGTGTGTTGGTTGAATTCCATGAGGGATTCGAAGCTGGCAACAAGTGA
- the rnc gene encoding ribonuclease III has product MIKRPETLAGKLGLTFNDPNLFAMALTHRSMGARNNERLEYLGDSVLGFVIAQRLYELFPDAGEGALSRLRASLVNQNSLAEVAREHNIGDYLILGSGELKSGGFRRDSILSDALEAIMGALLKDQGVDACQQWILRLFDDKLAALKVDDWTKDPKTRLQELMQASRKPLPIYELVSMSGADHAQTFEVKCTIALTPETRNGVGISRKKAEQAAAENMLNFLQSRDK; this is encoded by the coding sequence GTGATTAAAAGACCCGAGACTCTTGCTGGCAAGTTGGGTTTGACTTTTAACGATCCCAACTTATTTGCGATGGCTTTGACCCATCGTAGTATGGGGGCCAGAAACAACGAGCGTCTCGAATACCTGGGCGACTCCGTGCTGGGTTTCGTGATAGCCCAAAGACTATATGAACTGTTTCCCGACGCCGGAGAGGGCGCTTTAAGTCGGTTGCGAGCCAGTTTAGTCAACCAGAATTCGCTGGCGGAAGTCGCTCGCGAGCACAATATTGGCGATTATCTGATATTGGGTTCCGGCGAATTGAAAAGCGGCGGTTTTCGTAGGGACTCGATTCTGTCGGATGCATTGGAAGCTATCATGGGAGCCTTGCTGAAGGACCAAGGGGTCGACGCCTGTCAGCAGTGGATATTGCGATTATTCGATGACAAGTTGGCCGCGTTGAAAGTGGACGATTGGACCAAAGACCCTAAAACCCGTTTGCAGGAATTAATGCAAGCCAGCCGTAAACCCTTGCCTATCTACGAATTGGTCAGTATGTCCGGCGCTGATCATGCCCAAACTTTTGAAGTGAAATGTACCATCGCACTAACGCCGGAAACCCGGAATGGCGTTGGTATTTCCAGAAAAAAGGCCGAGCAGGCAGCTGCCGAAAATATGTTAAATTTTTTACAATCCAGGGATAAATGA
- the era gene encoding GTPase Era — translation MNCGYVALIGRPNVGKSTLMNHLLGQKLSITSRKPQTTRHRILGIKTTAAGQAIFMDTPGMHSDEKKVLNRYLNKTADSTLLGVDVVIWLLDGLYWHEYDEKIFKKLERAGLPVILAINKVDKIKDKDAVLKFFAEAQQKYPFQHIVPVSALKRTNLELLEQHIMALLPETELIYPEDQITDRPERFFVAEIIREKLTRRLGDELPYALTVEIERYEEFPELCKIYAAILVERDSQKSIVIGQQGEMLKKIGSEARVDIEKLIGQKVYLELWAKVKKGWSDNERALQSLGFIDFGN, via the coding sequence ATGAACTGCGGATATGTTGCTTTAATCGGTAGGCCCAATGTAGGCAAATCGACGTTGATGAATCACCTGCTGGGTCAGAAACTCAGCATCACCTCAAGAAAACCGCAAACTACCCGGCATCGAATTCTGGGTATCAAAACTACTGCCGCCGGGCAAGCTATCTTTATGGATACGCCGGGCATGCATAGTGATGAAAAAAAGGTGTTAAATCGTTATCTGAATAAAACCGCGGACAGCACCTTGCTTGGCGTCGATGTGGTGATTTGGCTGCTGGACGGTTTGTATTGGCACGAGTACGACGAGAAAATTTTCAAGAAACTCGAGCGAGCCGGACTGCCGGTTATCTTGGCGATCAATAAGGTCGATAAAATCAAGGATAAGGATGCTGTGCTAAAGTTCTTTGCCGAGGCTCAGCAAAAATATCCATTCCAGCACATCGTGCCGGTTTCCGCATTAAAACGGACGAATCTTGAGCTGCTGGAGCAACATATCATGGCGTTGTTACCGGAAACGGAGCTGATATACCCGGAAGATCAAATCACCGATAGGCCGGAACGTTTTTTTGTCGCCGAAATTATTCGCGAAAAACTGACCCGGCGTTTGGGCGACGAATTACCGTATGCGTTGACTGTGGAAATCGAGCGTTACGAGGAATTTCCGGAGCTTTGCAAAATATATGCGGCGATTTTGGTCGAGCGGGATAGTCAAAAAAGTATTGTGATCGGTCAACAAGGCGAAATGCTGAAAAAAATCGGCAGCGAGGCTCGGGTCGATATTGAAAAGTTGATCGGCCAAAAAGTGTATCTGGAACTGTGGGCCAAAGTGAAAAAGGGCTGGTCTGATAACGAGCGCGCCTTACAGAGTTTAGGTTTTATCGATTTCGGCAATTAA